In Solanum stenotomum isolate F172 chromosome 6, ASM1918654v1, whole genome shotgun sequence, one DNA window encodes the following:
- the LOC125867565 gene encoding uncharacterized protein LOC125867565, with protein MAVDVCCEIASLVVSPRISFSHDDGIPLECHQQQQHHYRSDAFLLESSSTIDFDFDFCVSEKQLFISSADELFSNGKILPFEIKNSTPLVQINQSLQKQPKSLQLQKQPQKSLLENGKENTKKKSLKEFLSTDLDDDEEQETEKLPQPKPFWQFRRSSSLNYQNSHILQFLTRSNSTGSAPIQKNPKIYQKQSSQIKVLRKSSSLSSSSSSSSSSSSFSTNFSSFNQSHPLHSSSSKKSQSHPLKKSYSRSYGNGVHVSPVLNIPQALFGLGSLFCNGKSKKKK; from the coding sequence ATGGCTGTTGATGTATGTTGTGAGATTGCAAGTTTAGTTGTTAGTCCAAGAATCTCCTTCTCTCATGATGATGGAATTCCACTTGAAtgccatcaacaacaacaacatcattatAGATCAGATGCATTTCTTCTTGAATCATCATCCAccattgattttgattttgatttttgtgttAGTGAAAAACAACTATTCATCTCTTCTGCTGATGAACTTTTCTCCAATGGCAAGATCCTCCCTTTTgaaatcaagaactcaacacCCTTAGTACAAATCAACCAATCTTTGCAAAAACAGCCAAAATCTTTGCAATTGCAAAAACAGCCACAAAAATCACTTCTTGAAAATGGTaaggaaaatacaaagaaaaaaagctTAAAGGAATTCTTATCAACTGAtcttgatgatgatgaagaacaagaaacaGAAAAATTGCCACAACCAAAACCATTTTGGCAATTCAGAAGAAGTAGTAGTTTGAATTACCAAAATAGCCACATTTTGCAATTTCTAACCAGAAGTAACTCAACTGGCTCTGCTCCAATACAAAAGAatccaaaaatatatcaaaaacaGAGTTCACAAATAAAAGTTCTTAGAAAGAgttcatcattatcatcatcatcttcttcatcatcatcttcttcttcattttcgaCGAATTTTTCGTCGTTTAATCAGAGCCATCCATTGCATTCATCATCATCAAAGAAGAGTCAATCACATCCATTGAAGAAGAGTTATAGTAGATCTTATGGCAATGGAGTTCATGTGAGTCCTGTTTTGAATATTCCACAAGCTTTGTTTGGTTTAGGTTCATTGTTTTGTAATGGTaaatcaaaaaagaagaaataa